The proteins below come from a single Miscanthus floridulus cultivar M001 chromosome 1, ASM1932011v1, whole genome shotgun sequence genomic window:
- the LOC136546418 gene encoding uncharacterized protein isoform X2, with protein sequence MDGGSGNASGGGASTCCYYALLGIRKNASATDIRSAYRRTRDGEFACCACARGGLAPVFDRLGSVCVFPPLLPNRPAHMFRSLAVGAQKWHPDRWASDPGAAGEAKRRFQRIQEAYSVLSDKGKKAMYDAGLFDPLDDDDQDFSDFMQEMLVMMDNVTNEPDTLEDLQKMLEDIVNGDGGGGVGGRMPPPPDGARRTRVAPYPQPQQARR encoded by the exons GTGCTGCTACTACGCGCTCCTGGGCATCCGCAAGAACGCCTCCGCCACCGACATACGCTCTGCGTACCGGAGGACTCGCGATGGTGAGTTCGCTTGCTGTGCATGCGCGCGCGGCGGCCTCGCGCCGGTGTTTGATCGATTGGGTTCTGTCTGTGTGTTTCCCCCTCTCCTCCCGAACAGACCTGCTCACATGTTCCGATCTCTTGCCGTGGGCGCGCAGAAGTGGCACCCGGACCGGTGGGCCAGCGACCCCGGCGCGGCCGGCGAGGCCAAGCGGCGGTTCCAGCGGATCCAGGAGGCATACTCCG TTCTGTCGGACAAGGGGAAGAAGGCCATGTACGACGCCGGGCTCTTCGATCCCCTCGACGACGACGACCAG GATTTCTCCGACTTCATGCAGGAGATGCTGGTGATGATGGATAACGTGACAAACGAG CCGGACACGCTGGAGGACCTGCAGAAGATGCTGGAGGACATCGTGaacggcgacggcggtggcggtgtaGGCGGgcggatgccgccgccgccggacggTGCCCGTCGAACGCGCGTCGCGCCCTACCCGCAGCCGCAGCAGGCGCGCAGGTGA
- the LOC136546418 gene encoding uncharacterized protein isoform X3, with the protein MDGGSGNASGGGASTCCYYALLGIRKNASATDIRSAYRRTRDGEFACCACARGGLAPVFDRLGSVCVFPPLLPNRPAHMFRSLAVGAQKWHPDRWASDPGAAGEAKRRFQRIQEAYSVLSDKGKKAMYDAGLFDPLDDDDQDFSDFMQEMLVMMDNVTNELPCRSRTRWRTCRRCWRTS; encoded by the exons GTGCTGCTACTACGCGCTCCTGGGCATCCGCAAGAACGCCTCCGCCACCGACATACGCTCTGCGTACCGGAGGACTCGCGATGGTGAGTTCGCTTGCTGTGCATGCGCGCGCGGCGGCCTCGCGCCGGTGTTTGATCGATTGGGTTCTGTCTGTGTGTTTCCCCCTCTCCTCCCGAACAGACCTGCTCACATGTTCCGATCTCTTGCCGTGGGCGCGCAGAAGTGGCACCCGGACCGGTGGGCCAGCGACCCCGGCGCGGCCGGCGAGGCCAAGCGGCGGTTCCAGCGGATCCAGGAGGCATACTCCG TTCTGTCGGACAAGGGGAAGAAGGCCATGTACGACGCCGGGCTCTTCGATCCCCTCGACGACGACGACCAG GATTTCTCCGACTTCATGCAGGAGATGCTGGTGATGATGGATAACGTGACAAACGAG CTTCCATGCAGAAGCCGGACACGCTGGAGGACCTGCAGAAGATGCTGGAGGACATCGTGa
- the LOC136546418 gene encoding uncharacterized protein isoform X1: protein MDGGSGNASGGGASTCCYYALLGIRKNASATDIRSAYRRTRDGEFACCACARGGLAPVFDRLGSVCVFPPLLPNRPAHMFRSLAVGAQKWHPDRWASDPGAAGEAKRRFQRIQEAYSVLSDKGKKAMYDAGLFDPLDDDDQDFSDFMQEMLVMMDNVTNEKPDTLEDLQKMLEDIVNGDGGGGVGGRMPPPPDGARRTRVAPYPQPQQARR from the exons GTGCTGCTACTACGCGCTCCTGGGCATCCGCAAGAACGCCTCCGCCACCGACATACGCTCTGCGTACCGGAGGACTCGCGATGGTGAGTTCGCTTGCTGTGCATGCGCGCGCGGCGGCCTCGCGCCGGTGTTTGATCGATTGGGTTCTGTCTGTGTGTTTCCCCCTCTCCTCCCGAACAGACCTGCTCACATGTTCCGATCTCTTGCCGTGGGCGCGCAGAAGTGGCACCCGGACCGGTGGGCCAGCGACCCCGGCGCGGCCGGCGAGGCCAAGCGGCGGTTCCAGCGGATCCAGGAGGCATACTCCG TTCTGTCGGACAAGGGGAAGAAGGCCATGTACGACGCCGGGCTCTTCGATCCCCTCGACGACGACGACCAG GATTTCTCCGACTTCATGCAGGAGATGCTGGTGATGATGGATAACGTGACAAACGAG AAGCCGGACACGCTGGAGGACCTGCAGAAGATGCTGGAGGACATCGTGaacggcgacggcggtggcggtgtaGGCGGgcggatgccgccgccgccggacggTGCCCGTCGAACGCGCGTCGCGCCCTACCCGCAGCCGCAGCAGGCGCGCAGGTGA